A region from the Serinibacter arcticus genome encodes:
- a CDS encoding NADH-quinone oxidoreductase subunit B, with amino-acid sequence MAGIEEKAPGFALGTISDLVGLARKASMWPVTMGLACCAIEMMATGGARFDISRFGMEVFRASPRHADVMIVSGRLSQKMAPVVRQVYDQMSGPKWVISMGACASSGGMFNNYAIVQGCDHIVPVDIYLPGCPPRPEMLLHAILELHKQVQATPLGIDRVKAARAAEAAALAAVPTHAQKGLLA; translated from the coding sequence GTGGCTGGTATCGAGGAGAAGGCACCGGGCTTCGCGCTCGGGACGATCAGCGACCTGGTGGGCCTCGCCCGCAAGGCGTCGATGTGGCCCGTCACCATGGGTCTGGCCTGCTGCGCCATCGAGATGATGGCCACGGGTGGCGCCCGGTTCGACATCTCGCGCTTCGGCATGGAGGTCTTCCGAGCCTCCCCGCGTCACGCCGACGTCATGATCGTCTCGGGCCGGCTGTCGCAGAAGATGGCGCCGGTCGTCCGTCAGGTCTACGACCAGATGTCCGGTCCGAAGTGGGTCATCTCGATGGGCGCGTGCGCGTCGTCGGGCGGCATGTTCAACAACTACGCGATCGTCCAGGGCTGCGACCACATCGTGCCCGTGGACATCTACCTGCCCGGCTGCCCGCCGCGCCCCGAGATGCTGCTGCACGCGATCCTCGAGCTGCACAAGCAGGTCCAGGCGACGCCGCTCGGCATCGACCGTGTGAAGGCGGCCCGCGCCGCCGAGGCCGCCGCGCTCGCCGCCGTCCCGACCCACGCCCAGAAGGGCCTGCTCGCATGA
- a CDS encoding NADH-quinone oxidoreductase subunit C, with protein sequence MTTPNTPEGPAGGRQAGQDLGLTEVSRDGQNLGDLVAKRQGLFGNAGTGDTSGFGGLQTAVVLGLPSERPYGGWFDEVVDILGEALADRGVAYDDAVAKVVVDRGQLTLEIRREHIVTVCQTLRDEQDLRFELCLGVNGVHYPSDVGRELHVIYPLRSITNSPHTLCLEVVVPDTDPHVPSTTNVYPTNDWHERETWDFFGIIFDGHPALARIAMPDDWVGHPQRKDYPLGGIPVEYKGATIPPADERRSYR encoded by the coding sequence ATGACGACCCCGAACACCCCCGAGGGTCCGGCCGGCGGCCGGCAGGCCGGCCAGGACCTCGGCCTGACCGAGGTCTCCCGCGACGGCCAGAACCTCGGCGACCTCGTCGCCAAGCGGCAGGGCCTGTTCGGCAACGCGGGCACCGGCGACACGTCCGGCTTCGGCGGGCTGCAGACCGCCGTCGTGCTCGGCCTCCCGAGCGAGCGCCCCTACGGGGGCTGGTTCGACGAGGTCGTCGACATCCTCGGCGAGGCCCTCGCGGACCGCGGCGTGGCCTACGACGACGCCGTCGCGAAGGTCGTGGTGGACCGCGGCCAGCTCACGCTGGAGATTCGCCGGGAGCACATCGTGACCGTCTGCCAGACGCTCCGGGACGAGCAGGACCTGCGGTTCGAGCTCTGCCTCGGCGTGAACGGCGTTCACTACCCGAGCGACGTCGGCCGCGAGCTGCACGTGATCTACCCGCTGCGCTCCATCACGAACTCCCCGCACACCCTGTGCCTGGAGGTCGTGGTGCCCGACACCGACCCGCACGTCCCCTCGACCACGAACGTCTACCCGACCAACGACTGGCACGAGCGCGAGACCTGGGACTTCTTCGGGATCATCTTCGACGGACACCCGGCGCTCGCGCGGATTGCGATGCCGGACGACTGGGTCGGTCACCCGCAGCGCAAGGACTACCCGCTGGGCGGCATCCCCGTGGAGTACAAGGGCGCCACCATCCCCCCGGCGGACGAGCGGAGGTCGTACCGATGA
- the nuoE gene encoding NADH-quinone oxidoreductase subunit NuoE yields the protein MTTESVTSAGAGRGPAVIGTPAAAGSLYPKEVAARLREDAAAVVARYPEPRSALLPLLHLIQSVDSFVSPRGVAFCAETLGLSRAEVSAVATFYSQYKRKPNGAYTVGVCTNTLCAVMGGDDVFATVSAHLGIGNDETTDDGQVTLERLECNAACDYAPVVMVNWEFFDNATPASAVDLVDRLRAGERVEASRGPVVQDFKAVSRVLAGFEDGLVDDGPSAGEATLVGLRISREHDWHAPAYPEAEHDGESDVAEDGTGRGEVGEEQSSSEHAEPTPHEATTGERPDEPADQAGTEPTSPKSGTEGTKE from the coding sequence ATGACCACCGAGTCCGTGACGTCCGCCGGCGCGGGCAGGGGTCCCGCCGTGATCGGCACCCCCGCCGCCGCCGGGAGCCTGTACCCGAAGGAGGTGGCGGCCCGCCTGCGCGAGGACGCCGCCGCCGTCGTGGCCCGCTACCCGGAGCCGCGCTCGGCGCTGCTCCCGCTGCTGCACCTCATCCAGTCGGTGGACTCCTTCGTCTCGCCCCGGGGCGTGGCGTTCTGCGCGGAGACGCTCGGGCTCTCGCGAGCGGAGGTCTCCGCCGTCGCGACGTTCTACAGCCAGTACAAGCGCAAGCCCAACGGCGCCTACACCGTCGGCGTCTGCACGAACACGCTGTGCGCGGTCATGGGCGGCGACGACGTCTTCGCCACCGTGAGTGCGCACCTCGGGATCGGCAACGACGAGACGACGGACGACGGCCAGGTCACGCTCGAGCGACTCGAGTGCAACGCGGCCTGCGACTACGCGCCCGTCGTGATGGTCAACTGGGAGTTCTTCGACAACGCGACGCCCGCCTCCGCCGTCGACCTCGTCGACCGGCTGCGCGCCGGCGAGCGGGTCGAGGCCTCGCGCGGTCCCGTCGTGCAGGACTTCAAGGCCGTCTCCCGCGTCCTGGCCGGGTTCGAGGACGGGCTCGTCGACGACGGTCCGTCCGCCGGCGAGGCGACCCTCGTGGGTCTGCGGATCTCCCGCGAGCACGACTGGCACGCGCCCGCCTACCCCGAGGCCGAGCACGACGGCGAGTCCGACGTGGCCGAGGACGGCACCGGACGCGGCGAGGTCGGCGAGGAGCAGTCCTCGTCCGAGCACGCCGAGCCCACCCCCCACGAGGCCACCACGGGCGAGCGCCCGGACGAGCCCGCCGACCAGGCGGGGACGGAGCCGACCTCACCGAAGTCCGGCACCGAAGGGACGAAGGAATGA
- the nuoF gene encoding NADH-quinone oxidoreductase subunit NuoF, whose protein sequence is MSTDVLTPVLTDIWDAPRSWTLATYREHQGYRALARARTMSQADLVEMVKGSGLRGRGGAGFPTGLKWSFLPAPDGGPRYLVVNADESEPGTCKDVPLMMANPHVLVEGVAITSYAIGCDHAFIYLRGEVVHVYRRLLAAVREAKEAGLLGDLEITVHAGAGAYICGEETALLDSLEGRRGQPRLKPPFPAVAGLYARPTVVNNVESIASVPGIVLGGAEWFAGIGTARSSGHGIFSLSGHVTRPGQYEAPLGITLRELLELAGGVRAGHQLKFWTPGGSSTPLLTAEHLDVPLDYEGVAGAGSMLGTRALQIFDETVSVVRAVSRWIDFYKHESCGKCTPCREGTFWLQQIMHRLEDGKGTPADLQALSDIAGNILGRSFCALGDAAATPVQSGLKYFREEFEAGCHTPARELFPPAASTLHAQEVTA, encoded by the coding sequence ATGAGCACCGACGTTCTCACCCCGGTCCTCACCGACATCTGGGATGCCCCGCGCTCCTGGACGCTGGCGACCTACCGCGAGCACCAGGGCTACCGGGCGCTGGCCCGGGCTCGCACGATGAGCCAGGCCGACCTCGTCGAGATGGTCAAGGGCTCCGGTCTGCGCGGCCGCGGCGGCGCCGGGTTCCCCACGGGCCTGAAGTGGAGCTTCCTGCCGGCGCCCGACGGTGGTCCGCGCTACCTCGTCGTCAACGCCGACGAGTCCGAGCCGGGCACGTGCAAGGACGTCCCGCTCATGATGGCCAACCCCCACGTGCTCGTGGAGGGGGTGGCGATCACGTCGTACGCGATCGGGTGCGACCACGCGTTCATCTACCTGCGCGGCGAGGTCGTGCACGTCTACCGCCGGCTGCTGGCCGCGGTCCGCGAGGCCAAGGAGGCCGGCCTGCTGGGCGATCTCGAGATCACGGTGCACGCGGGTGCCGGCGCCTACATCTGCGGCGAGGAGACGGCGCTGCTTGACTCGCTCGAGGGCCGCCGCGGTCAGCCGCGCCTCAAGCCGCCGTTCCCCGCCGTCGCCGGCCTGTACGCGCGCCCGACCGTGGTCAACAACGTCGAGTCCATCGCCTCCGTCCCCGGCATCGTGCTCGGCGGCGCCGAGTGGTTCGCCGGCATCGGCACGGCCAGGAGCAGCGGTCACGGCATCTTCTCGCTGTCCGGCCACGTCACGCGGCCCGGCCAGTACGAGGCGCCGCTCGGCATCACGCTGCGCGAGCTGCTCGAGCTCGCGGGCGGGGTCCGCGCCGGTCACCAGCTGAAGTTCTGGACGCCCGGCGGGTCCTCGACGCCGCTGCTCACCGCCGAGCACCTCGACGTCCCGCTGGACTACGAGGGCGTGGCGGGCGCGGGCTCGATGCTCGGCACCCGTGCGCTGCAGATCTTCGACGAGACGGTCTCGGTGGTCCGCGCCGTCAGCCGCTGGATCGACTTCTACAAGCACGAGTCCTGCGGCAAGTGCACGCCCTGCCGCGAGGGCACGTTCTGGCTGCAGCAGATCATGCACCGCCTCGAGGACGGCAAGGGCACGCCCGCCGACCTCCAGGCCCTGTCCGACATCGCCGGCAACATCCTCGGCCGCAGCTTCTGCGCGCTCGGCGACGCGGCCGCCACGCCCGTCCAGAGCGGTCTGAAGTACTTCCGCGAGGAGTTCGAGGCCGGGTGCCACACGCCGGCGCGCGAGCTGTTCCCGCCCGCAGCCTCGACGCTGCACGCCCAGGAGGTCACGGCATGA
- a CDS encoding NADH-quinone oxidoreductase subunit D has product MSTTTNITDDLDGATTFTANGGDWAAIAEEAARLGEERIVVNMGPQHPSTHGVLRLILEIDGETVREARVGIGYLHTGIEKNMEFRTWTQGVTFCTRMDYVAPFFQEVGYCLGTEKLLGIEAPERATLVRVLLMELQRAASHLVAIATGGNELGATTIMIEGFQAREEILKIFELVSGLRMNHAYIRPGGLAQDIPPGTTQAIRDMMPRFAQHVKHLHMLIDANPIFKGRAQGVGYLPLSTALSLGVTGPILRSAGLPFDLRKDDPYCGYETYEFDVPTSTDADAFARVMLRFDEIDESMRIVRQVLDRLEKQDRDGESHPVMVDDPSIAWPAQLAIGPDGQGNSAAHIREIMGHSMESLIHHFKLVTEGFRVPAGQVYQQIEHAKGVLGIHLVSDGATRPYRAHFRDPSFTNLQSLAAMCEGGQIADVVIAVASIDPVLGGVDR; this is encoded by the coding sequence ATGAGCACGACGACGAACATCACCGACGATCTCGACGGCGCGACCACGTTCACCGCCAACGGCGGCGACTGGGCCGCGATCGCCGAGGAGGCCGCGCGCCTGGGCGAGGAGCGGATCGTCGTCAACATGGGTCCGCAGCACCCCTCCACGCACGGCGTGCTCCGCCTGATCCTCGAGATCGACGGCGAGACGGTGCGCGAGGCCCGCGTGGGCATCGGCTACCTGCACACGGGCATCGAGAAGAACATGGAGTTCCGCACCTGGACCCAGGGCGTGACCTTCTGCACCCGGATGGACTACGTCGCTCCGTTCTTCCAGGAGGTCGGCTACTGCCTCGGCACCGAGAAGCTGCTCGGCATCGAGGCCCCCGAGCGGGCGACGCTCGTGCGCGTCCTGCTCATGGAGCTGCAGCGGGCGGCGTCGCACCTCGTCGCGATCGCGACCGGCGGCAACGAGCTCGGCGCGACCACGATCATGATCGAGGGCTTCCAGGCGCGCGAGGAGATCCTCAAGATCTTCGAGCTCGTCTCCGGGCTTCGCATGAACCACGCCTACATCCGGCCCGGCGGTCTCGCGCAGGACATCCCGCCCGGCACGACGCAGGCGATCCGCGACATGATGCCGCGCTTCGCGCAGCACGTGAAGCACCTGCACATGCTCATCGACGCCAACCCGATCTTCAAGGGCCGGGCGCAGGGCGTGGGCTACCTGCCGCTGTCGACGGCGCTCTCGCTCGGCGTGACCGGTCCGATCCTGCGGTCGGCCGGCCTCCCGTTCGACCTGCGCAAGGACGACCCCTACTGCGGCTACGAGACCTACGAGTTCGACGTCCCGACGTCGACCGACGCCGACGCGTTCGCCCGCGTGATGCTCCGGTTCGACGAGATCGACGAGTCGATGCGGATCGTGCGCCAGGTGCTCGACCGGCTGGAGAAGCAGGACCGCGACGGCGAGAGCCACCCGGTCATGGTCGACGACCCGTCGATCGCGTGGCCCGCGCAGCTGGCCATCGGACCGGACGGCCAGGGCAACTCCGCAGCCCACATCCGCGAGATCATGGGGCACTCGATGGAGTCGCTCATCCACCACTTCAAGCTGGTGACCGAGGGCTTCCGCGTCCCGGCCGGCCAGGTGTACCAGCAGATCGAGCACGCCAAGGGGGTGCTCGGGATCCACCTCGTCTCCGACGGGGCGACCCGGCCCTACCGGGCCCACTTCCGGGACCCGTCCTTCACCAACCTGCAGTCGCTCGCGGCCATGTGCGAGGGCGGCCAGATCGCCGACGTCGTCATCGCCGTCGCCTCCATCGACCCCGTCCTGGGAGGGGTGGACCGATGA